The following are encoded in a window of Pseudomonas multiresinivorans genomic DNA:
- the secE gene encoding preprotein translocase subunit SecE: MNAKVEAKESRLDLLKWLVVAVLVVVAVVANQYYSTQPIFYRVLGILVMAAVAGFIALQTVKGRAFFTLAKEARAEIRKVVWPSRQETTQTTLIVVAVVLVMALVLWGLDSLLGWLVSMIVG, encoded by the coding sequence ATGAATGCGAAGGTAGAAGCCAAAGAGTCGCGTCTTGATCTCTTGAAGTGGCTTGTGGTTGCGGTGCTGGTGGTGGTGGCTGTGGTTGCCAACCAGTATTACTCCACGCAACCGATCTTCTATCGCGTTCTCGGTATCCTCGTGATGGCGGCTGTTGCAGGTTTCATTGCGCTGCAGACCGTCAAGGGGCGAGCGTTCTTTACTTTGGCTAAAGAAGCTCGCGCCGAGATTCGCAAGGTTGTATGGCCGTCTCGTCAAGAGACAACTCAGACCACGCTGATCGTAGTGGCAGTAGTGCTGGTAATGGCGCTGGTGCTTTGGGGGCTCGACTCCCTGCTGGGTTGGCTGGTTTCCATGATCGTAGGTTAA